A genomic segment from Bacteroidota bacterium encodes:
- a CDS encoding outer membrane beta-barrel protein, which yields MTKYLYSFIFLLVSLSVTASKTAEEERSYDERTHVVQPKQTLYKISRQYGISVAAIKKTNKLQNDVISAGARLTIKIPKDNDIFQVHIVRVSEDLDGISEKYLLPSSILLKYNDLDDNVVFPGQRIFIKIDKINTKYTYTGDEDAPLTDAEVDGSDLTVNGGQSAPAQQPASETAATGDNTPVYVFNSAPATSAKLKDSSTAPNKAFMIEGYLDAYYAQFSDRNTNGALSSYAMSAPKHNQTGVNTAQLAAIYNDTNLRGNITLQIGDLPNAVYPAELKYLQQANAGFKIAGPLWMDAGFFRSPVSVEDFPNRNNYSSIYSYTRFYEPVLMSGAKLGVELDNFKLSFFVADRTFTAGNITNANVSYGASMKIYSGKHWLFGANGLYTQINSGTGKESRTYGNVFVASNRKHLDVLAYANAGVQSNKTFMSGVLNIRYKITPKFALFTRGEYFVDSSAVVSPLMTGTDGKQQGLSATAVSGGLEFKAHANHYLRVEARNTQVGKDFKVFNDYYNNGTLTNQRWEFVITTGIWFGK from the coding sequence ATGACAAAATACCTATACAGTTTTATTTTTCTACTGGTTTCGTTATCGGTAACTGCCTCTAAAACAGCGGAAGAAGAGCGTAGTTACGATGAGCGTACCCATGTGGTGCAGCCTAAACAAACCCTGTATAAAATATCCCGACAGTATGGTATTTCGGTAGCAGCAATCAAAAAAACTAACAAGCTGCAAAACGATGTAATCAGTGCCGGAGCCCGTTTAACCATAAAAATCCCTAAAGACAATGATATTTTTCAGGTACACATTGTAAGGGTGTCCGAAGATTTAGACGGTATTTCTGAAAAATACCTGCTTCCGTCAAGCATTTTGTTGAAATACAATGATTTGGATGATAATGTGGTGTTTCCCGGCCAACGCATTTTCATTAAAATTGATAAAATAAACACTAAATACACGTACACGGGCGATGAAGATGCTCCTTTGACGGATGCCGAAGTGGACGGCAGCGATTTAACTGTAAATGGTGGTCAGTCTGCTCCTGCACAGCAACCAGCAAGTGAAACGGCTGCAACAGGAGATAATACCCCGGTGTATGTGTTTAACAGTGCACCAGCAACCTCTGCAAAATTAAAAGACAGCAGCACCGCGCCCAACAAAGCCTTTATGATTGAAGGGTATCTGGATGCTTACTATGCGCAATTTAGTGATAGAAACACCAACGGTGCGCTTAGCAGCTACGCCATGAGTGCTCCCAAGCACAACCAAACCGGTGTTAATACTGCCCAGCTTGCGGCTATATACAACGATACGAACCTGCGCGGAAACATTACCCTGCAAATAGGTGATTTGCCTAATGCAGTGTACCCAGCCGAGTTGAAGTATTTGCAACAAGCCAATGCGGGTTTCAAAATTGCAGGCCCGTTGTGGATGGATGCAGGCTTTTTCCGCTCACCTGTGAGTGTTGAAGATTTTCCCAACCGCAATAATTACAGCAGTATTTACAGCTATACCCGCTTTTACGAACCTGTATTGATGAGCGGGGCTAAACTTGGGGTAGAGTTGGATAACTTTAAACTTAGCTTTTTTGTAGCCGACCGCACTTTTACGGCGGGCAATATTACCAATGCGAATGTATCGTACGGTGCAAGCATGAAGATATACAGCGGCAAACATTGGTTGTTTGGAGCAAACGGACTTTATACCCAGATAAACAGCGGTACTGGTAAAGAAAGCCGCACCTATGGGAACGTATTTGTAGCCTCAAATCGTAAGCACTTAGATGTATTGGCCTATGCCAATGCAGGTGTGCAAAGCAATAAAACGTTTATGAGCGGTGTACTTAATATCCGTTATAAAATAACGCCCAAATTTGCACTGTTTACCCGCGGAGAATACTTTGTAGACAGCAGTGCGGTTGTATCACCTTTAATGACGGGTACTGACGGCAAGCAACAGGGGTTAAGTGCTACGGCCGTATCAGGCGGTTTAGAGTTTAAGGCACATGCTAACCATTATCTTAGGGTAGAGGCCCGCAATACACAGGTAGGTAAGGATTTTAAAGTGTTTAACGATTATTACAACAACGGTACACTTACCAACCAACGCTGGGAATTTGTTATTACTACCGGAATCTGGTTTGGGAAGTAA
- the rpoN gene encoding RNA polymerase factor sigma-54, translating to MLKQQLSQKLLQKLSPQQIQFIKLLQLSTQDFEQRVEQEMIENPALENGKDADDADFNQTETENTKEDDFEDIDSEVEKEDVFDDGDLFDLDDYMGGDSDGDGFHLYEESGSDDERKELPIASTSSFHEQLLEQIQASMHDEHEAVLAEQIIGSIEEDGYLRRPLGAIVNDLAFSMNVETTVEELEKVLHKIQSLEPAGIAARTLQECLLLQLKRKDKVLHPEVTLAIRIINDFFEDFTKKHYEKMLRQLKVKDEDFREAVTLITKLNPKPGDSGTNIKTQYIVPDFIIVDTDSKLEIVLNSRNAPDLRVSRTYLDTLKSYDRNQSNNKQIKETVQFIKQKLDGAKWFIDSIKQRQNTLLLTMNAILKYQYDYFLTGDETKLKPMILKDIADEVGLDVSTVSRVANSKYVQTDFGIISLKFFFSEGITTDDGEEVSNREVKKILQDAIEGEDKNKPLPDERLMEILKEKGYNIARRTVAKYREQLNIPVARLRKQI from the coding sequence ATGCTGAAACAACAACTTTCGCAAAAATTACTTCAGAAATTATCTCCGCAGCAGATACAATTTATCAAGCTGCTGCAACTTAGCACGCAAGATTTTGAGCAGCGTGTAGAGCAGGAGATGATTGAAAACCCCGCGCTAGAGAACGGGAAGGACGCCGACGATGCCGATTTTAATCAAACCGAAACTGAAAATACCAAGGAGGATGACTTTGAGGATATTGACAGCGAGGTAGAAAAAGAGGATGTGTTTGACGACGGCGATTTGTTTGACCTTGACGATTACATGGGGGGCGATAGTGACGGCGACGGGTTCCATTTGTATGAGGAAAGCGGCAGTGACGATGAACGTAAGGAATTGCCAATAGCCAGCACCAGTTCTTTCCACGAGCAATTGCTTGAACAAATACAGGCCAGTATGCACGATGAGCACGAGGCTGTGCTTGCCGAGCAAATTATTGGCAGCATTGAAGAAGACGGATATTTGCGCCGACCTCTAGGGGCGATTGTGAACGATTTGGCCTTCTCGATGAATGTGGAAACTACTGTTGAGGAGCTTGAGAAGGTACTTCACAAAATACAATCATTAGAACCTGCAGGTATTGCTGCACGCACTTTACAGGAGTGTTTGTTGTTGCAATTAAAACGCAAAGACAAAGTGCTTCATCCTGAGGTTACTTTGGCTATCCGCATTATCAACGACTTTTTTGAAGATTTTACCAAGAAGCATTACGAAAAGATGCTTCGCCAATTAAAGGTGAAGGATGAGGATTTTAGGGAGGCGGTAACACTTATTACCAAGCTTAATCCTAAGCCCGGTGATAGCGGCACCAACATAAAAACCCAATACATAGTACCCGACTTTATTATTGTTGACACCGATAGCAAACTTGAGATTGTACTGAACAGTCGGAACGCTCCTGACTTGAGGGTGAGCCGCACGTATTTGGATACGCTGAAAAGCTACGACCGTAACCAAAGCAATAATAAGCAGATTAAAGAAACCGTGCAGTTTATTAAGCAAAAACTGGATGGGGCTAAGTGGTTTATCGACTCGATAAAGCAACGCCAGAATACTTTATTGCTTACTATGAATGCCATACTGAAATATCAGTATGATTATTTTTTAACGGGAGACGAAACCAAACTAAAGCCGATGATATTAAAAGATATTGCGGACGAAGTGGGTTTAGACGTTTCAACCGTTTCGAGGGTGGCAAACAGCAAATATGTGCAAACCGATTTCGGGATTATATCGCTTAAATTTTTCTTCTCAGAAGGGATTACTACTGACGACGGAGAAGAGGTGAGTAACCGCGAAGTGAAGAAAATATTACAGGATGCGATTGAAGGCGAGGATAAAAACAAACCCCTGCCCGATGAGCGTTTGATGGAAATATTGAAAGAAAAGGGCTACAACATAGCCCGCCGCACAGTAGCCAAATACCGTGAACAACTGAATATACCTGTTGCCCGTTTGCGCAAACAGATATAA
- a CDS encoding asparagine--tRNA ligase, with translation MYIKDLSAHEGQEVTLKGWVSNKREGKGLVFVILRDGTGLCQCVVSAETVSEEVFENARSLTLESSLTITGKVLKDDRQVGGYELQVNNLNIIQITQDYPIAKKEHGVEFLMDKRHLWLRSNRQWAIMKIRNQLIYSIHNFFQRNDFVQMDAPLFTANASEGTTNLFETDFFGDPAYLSQSGQLYGEAMAMALGKIYTFGPTFRAEKSKTRRHLAEFWMIEPEMAFYDIFDNMDLIEDFLRSIVTDVLNNCKTELEMVGRETAMLENIAKPFPRLTYDEAVRIIKGEQDVNGVNSIKSLEDELLKVQTRIAEVEKEIEEREEKIKTPGMKKGEIGFNQSKIDQLKGELKDLEEDQRNIPQWIASAKNFEYGNDFGGSDETVITRLFDVPIMVYNWPHEVKAFYLKRDPENERFARGVDVLAPEGYGEIVGGGERETNLEMLTAKIEEHQLPMEAFEWYLDLRRYGSVPHAGFGLGLERIVTWVCKLPHVRESIPFPRMYGNLKP, from the coding sequence ATGTATATCAAGGATTTGAGTGCCCACGAAGGGCAGGAAGTGACCCTAAAAGGATGGGTAAGTAACAAACGCGAAGGTAAAGGATTGGTTTTTGTGATTCTGCGCGACGGTACAGGCCTGTGCCAGTGCGTAGTAAGCGCAGAAACCGTGAGCGAAGAAGTGTTTGAAAATGCACGCTCGCTTACCTTAGAAAGTTCTCTTACAATTACAGGAAAAGTATTGAAAGACGACCGCCAAGTGGGCGGTTACGAGCTTCAGGTAAATAATTTAAACATTATCCAAATTACCCAAGACTATCCTATAGCCAAAAAAGAACACGGGGTGGAGTTTTTAATGGACAAACGCCACTTGTGGTTGCGCAGTAACCGCCAGTGGGCCATTATGAAAATAAGGAACCAACTTATTTACTCCATCCATAATTTTTTCCAACGCAACGATTTTGTGCAAATGGATGCGCCTTTGTTTACGGCCAACGCCAGCGAAGGCACCACCAACTTGTTTGAAACCGATTTCTTCGGCGATCCGGCTTACCTTTCGCAAAGCGGACAGTTGTATGGTGAGGCTATGGCAATGGCTTTGGGTAAGATTTATACGTTTGGCCCCACCTTTAGGGCTGAAAAATCGAAAACACGCCGACACCTTGCCGAGTTTTGGATGATTGAGCCTGAAATGGCTTTTTACGACATTTTTGATAACATGGACCTTATCGAAGATTTCTTAAGGTCGATAGTTACCGATGTGCTGAACAACTGCAAAACCGAGTTGGAAATGGTGGGCAGGGAAACTGCCATGCTTGAAAACATTGCGAAACCTTTCCCCCGACTTACCTACGATGAGGCGGTGAGGATTATTAAAGGCGAGCAGGATGTGAACGGGGTGAACAGCATTAAATCGTTGGAAGACGAATTACTAAAAGTACAAACCCGCATTGCAGAGGTTGAAAAAGAAATTGAAGAACGCGAAGAGAAAATAAAAACACCCGGTATGAAGAAGGGTGAAATTGGCTTTAACCAAAGTAAAATTGACCAACTGAAAGGTGAGTTGAAAGATTTGGAAGAAGACCAACGCAACATACCCCAATGGATTGCCAGCGCTAAAAACTTTGAATACGGCAACGATTTTGGTGGTAGCGACGAAACGGTAATCACCCGCCTGTTTGATGTGCCCATTATGGTATATAACTGGCCGCACGAGGTGAAAGCGTTTTATTTGAAACGCGACCCTGAGAACGAACGTTTTGCCCGCGGTGTGGATGTACTTGCCCCCGAAGGATACGGTGAGATTGTGGGTGGTGGCGAACGTGAAACCAACCTTGAAATGTTAACCGCAAAAATTGAAGAACACCAACTACCTATGGAAGCATTTGAGTGGTACTTGGACTTGCGACGCTATGGGAGCGTACCCCACGCAGGCTTTGGCTTAGGCTTGGAGCGTATTGTAACCTGGGTATGTAAACTGCCCCACGTACGCGAAAGCATTCCCTTCCCAAGAATGTATGGCAACTTGAAGCCTTAA
- a CDS encoding acyltransferase, which translates to MTQPSYIKELDGLRAIAILLVLVWHYFLGQTTPDTITPEVWLGLSWTWSGVDLFFVLSGFLITRILLNFKGSPNYFKTFYARRLLRIFPPYYLLLIVYVLLVAAGITRYIPALLSSPIPIYSYFLYIQNIYMVWDGFGAGWMSVTWSLAVEEQFYLLFPLVIYYVNSRHLPKIFIVGILLAPIFRACIGSYGAYVLLPSRMDALLAGALIAYYYASGHITRLLTQHRRFLWLFTLLMFLVMIVSLFKDNGNRTGGILSHTTYLLLYSSLLVTILVNEGTSTTRFFTNKVLGYIGKISYSVYLFHQIFIMAFYPLFLNEHIPWLRNVQSVWVTLAALAATFVSASLSYYLIERPLQKYGRKFNY; encoded by the coding sequence ATGACACAACCCTCATACATTAAGGAGCTCGACGGGCTTAGAGCAATTGCCATATTATTAGTTTTGGTGTGGCATTACTTCTTAGGCCAAACCACCCCTGATACCATTACCCCTGAAGTGTGGCTGGGGCTATCATGGACATGGAGCGGCGTTGATTTGTTTTTTGTGTTATCGGGGTTTTTAATTACCCGCATCCTTCTCAATTTTAAGGGCAGCCCCAATTATTTCAAAACCTTTTATGCACGGCGGTTGCTGCGTATTTTCCCTCCTTATTATTTGTTGTTGATAGTGTATGTGTTGCTGGTTGCCGCAGGCATCACCCGCTATATCCCTGCGTTGCTCAGTAGCCCCATTCCCATATACTCGTACTTTTTATACATCCAAAACATATACATGGTTTGGGATGGTTTTGGTGCAGGTTGGATGAGTGTTACATGGTCGCTGGCGGTAGAAGAGCAATTTTATTTGTTATTCCCGCTGGTAATTTATTACGTCAACAGTCGCCATTTACCCAAAATATTTATAGTAGGCATACTGCTTGCCCCCATATTCAGGGCGTGCATTGGTAGTTACGGGGCCTATGTGCTATTACCCAGCCGTATGGATGCGCTACTGGCAGGGGCATTGATAGCGTACTATTATGCAAGCGGGCACATTACCCGTTTACTCACTCAACACCGCCGATTTTTGTGGTTGTTTACCCTGCTTATGTTTTTGGTAATGATAGTCTCGTTGTTTAAAGACAACGGAAACCGTACAGGGGGTATTCTCAGCCATACAACTTACTTGTTGCTGTATTCATCGCTGTTGGTTACAATATTGGTGAACGAAGGCACAAGCACTACCCGGTTTTTTACCAATAAGGTATTGGGCTACATTGGTAAAATATCCTACTCGGTGTATTTATTTCACCAAATCTTCATCATGGCGTTTTACCCGTTGTTTTTAAATGAACATATTCCGTGGTTGCGCAATGTACAATCCGTATGGGTAACACTGGCCGCGCTGGCTGCTACGTTTGTTTCGGCTTCCTTGTCGTACTACCTGATTGAAAGACCCCTACAGAAATACGGCAGAAAGTTTAATTATTAA
- a CDS encoding AAA family ATPase — translation MKIILKNFGPIEFLEFDLNNDLHLIYGKNSIGKSYATYTIYCLLKNLKNKSISLRQIFYRGELEKSPFHILATEAIKTIKKEKKNKEVNITDGFISGVNKYLEDIFLDGMQNSLFNTFTSLSNLQNRYSNNPFTITIEINDFQKIIISQDNSADKITLKYFHKNFELKVLEKKTISTKFSLKTIDKKVFGEPNETEFSASFAQYSINYVNQSLSELDSDIRDIYYLPASRSGLYQALNAFTPIIAELTQNRFFIQNKTIELPSLTEPLADYFIDLSTLDKTFINEEFNPIIDYLQNDILKGKVNYNEKTKKITYAPNNLKLELNLSESSSMVAELSPLVLYFKHILNHKFESTQSKDPFFYDEFYSTTGGLIRRSNRHKRGYDVIFIEEPEAHLHPEVQVKLMDLFSRLIGHKLKIFITSHSNYMFNKLNNIILKKEINVEKICTYHLVQGINGTYQNKEMTVTDEGIQDDNFQDISVELYKERMTILQNQDNAE, via the coding sequence ATGAAAATTATCCTTAAAAACTTTGGGCCGATAGAATTTCTAGAATTTGATTTAAACAATGACTTGCATTTAATATATGGGAAGAATTCTATTGGAAAATCTTACGCAACTTACACGATATACTGCCTATTAAAAAATTTAAAAAATAAATCCATTTCGCTAAGACAAATTTTTTATAGAGGCGAACTAGAAAAAAGCCCATTTCACATATTGGCTACTGAGGCTATTAAAACTATCAAGAAAGAGAAAAAAAACAAAGAAGTAAATATTACAGATGGATTTATAAGTGGGGTTAATAAATATTTAGAAGACATCTTTTTGGATGGGATGCAAAACTCTCTTTTTAACACATTTACATCATTATCAAACTTACAAAACAGATACTCTAATAACCCTTTTACAATAACAATTGAGATTAATGATTTTCAGAAAATAATTATTTCACAAGATAATTCTGCTGATAAAATCACACTAAAATATTTTCATAAAAATTTTGAATTAAAAGTTCTTGAGAAAAAAACTATTTCTACAAAATTTTCTCTCAAAACTATTGATAAAAAAGTATTTGGCGAACCAAATGAAACAGAATTCTCGGCTTCATTTGCTCAATACTCAATCAATTATGTGAATCAGTCTTTATCAGAATTAGATTCTGATATTAGAGACATATACTATTTACCAGCCTCAAGATCTGGTCTTTATCAAGCATTAAATGCATTTACACCAATTATTGCTGAACTCACTCAAAACAGATTCTTCATACAAAACAAAACCATTGAACTCCCATCACTTACAGAACCATTAGCGGATTACTTTATTGATCTCTCAACTTTGGATAAAACATTCATCAACGAAGAATTTAATCCAATTATTGATTATTTACAAAATGACATTTTGAAAGGCAAAGTAAACTACAATGAAAAAACTAAAAAAATAACTTATGCTCCAAATAATCTTAAACTTGAATTAAATTTATCCGAGTCGTCCTCTATGGTCGCTGAGCTTTCACCTCTGGTTTTATATTTTAAACACATCTTAAATCATAAATTTGAGTCAACCCAATCTAAAGACCCTTTCTTTTATGACGAATTTTACTCGACCACTGGAGGTTTGATCAGAAGAAGCAATAGACATAAAAGAGGTTATGATGTCATATTCATAGAAGAGCCTGAGGCACACCTCCATCCTGAAGTCCAAGTCAAACTTATGGATTTATTCTCACGATTGATTGGTCATAAGCTTAAAATATTTATAACATCTCATAGCAATTATATGTTTAATAAGTTAAACAATATAATTTTGAAAAAAGAAATAAATGTCGAAAAAATATGTACTTATCACTTAGTACAAGGCATAAATGGCACCTATCAAAATAAAGAGATGACGGTCACTGACGAAGGGATTCAAGACGATAATTTTCAAGACATTTCAGTTGAATTATATAAAGAAAGAATGACTATATTACAAAATCAAGACAATGCTGAATAA
- a CDS encoding ATP-binding cassette domain-containing protein yields the protein MARSREQQDIPKAKINKESLQKAARLFSYAGNQKWKFVLGFIFLVLSGSTSLIFPYLTGDLVKAVTQSQEQINKVGMYLLVLFVAQGIFSYFRVRLFVDVAEITLASIRTDVYKNLIRQPMLFFTQRRVGELTSRLSADTAQIHDAFTGALAQLVRQLITIVGGIIMLFFLNVELALVMVGVVPIVSVIAFVFGKYIRKFSRNVQDKVADSNVIVEETLQGVQNVKSFANESYEISRYIKSIDIVKGLAMKLGRVRGVFFSFIVTVMMGSLVFLLWYALGMVANKEMLPEDLTSFAFLTLFVGGSFGGIIEQYSQLQKALGATDRVLEILNEQPEDIGIEETELPAQYVIKGNVTFDNVKFNYPSRPEFDVLKDISLTAEAGQKIALVGPSGAGKSTIASLLLRFYEPQSGSLLFDGTKSTDIPLSYLRRQMAIVPQDVFLFGGTIKENILYGKHNANDAEVIEATKRANAHDFIMGFPEGYDTLVGERGVKLSGGQRQRIAIARALLKNPTILLLDEATSSLDSESEHLVQEALEELMKGRTSFIIAHRLSTIRSADKIVVIEKGRVVEQGTHNELVSSENGLYKRLSAMQFEGELFSSSPDKESMLSTQG from the coding sequence ATGGCCCGTTCACGCGAACAACAAGATATTCCCAAAGCAAAAATTAATAAAGAAAGCCTGCAAAAAGCCGCCCGCCTATTTTCATACGCGGGCAACCAAAAATGGAAGTTTGTGTTAGGTTTTATATTTCTAGTACTAAGCGGAAGCACTTCATTGATATTTCCTTACCTGACGGGGGATTTGGTAAAAGCAGTTACACAATCACAAGAGCAAATAAATAAGGTAGGTATGTACCTACTAGTGCTATTTGTGGCTCAAGGTATATTTTCATATTTCAGGGTGCGTTTGTTTGTAGATGTTGCCGAAATTACCCTTGCTTCCATCCGCACCGACGTTTATAAAAACCTTATCCGCCAACCCATGTTGTTTTTTACTCAGCGAAGAGTGGGTGAACTAACCAGTCGACTTTCTGCGGATACTGCTCAAATACACGATGCGTTTACAGGAGCTCTAGCTCAATTAGTGCGTCAGCTAATTACCATAGTAGGTGGTATTATAATGCTGTTTTTCTTAAATGTTGAATTGGCACTAGTAATGGTAGGCGTTGTACCGATAGTGTCTGTAATTGCTTTTGTATTTGGAAAATACATTCGGAAATTCTCGCGCAATGTTCAGGATAAAGTAGCCGATAGTAATGTGATAGTGGAGGAAACCTTACAAGGGGTGCAAAACGTAAAATCGTTCGCAAATGAGTCTTACGAGATAAGCCGGTATATTAAAAGTATAGATATTGTTAAAGGGCTTGCGATGAAGCTAGGTAGAGTGCGCGGTGTTTTCTTCTCATTCATAGTAACTGTTATGATGGGTTCGTTGGTGTTTTTGTTGTGGTACGCTTTGGGTATGGTTGCCAATAAAGAAATGCTCCCCGAAGATCTTACTTCATTTGCCTTTTTAACCTTGTTTGTAGGCGGTTCTTTCGGGGGGATTATTGAGCAGTACAGCCAATTGCAAAAAGCATTGGGTGCTACCGACCGAGTGTTGGAGATATTGAATGAGCAACCTGAAGACATTGGTATTGAAGAAACTGAATTACCCGCGCAATACGTTATTAAGGGCAATGTAACTTTTGATAATGTGAAGTTTAATTACCCCAGCCGACCTGAGTTTGATGTATTAAAAGACATTTCTCTTACCGCCGAGGCGGGCCAAAAAATAGCGTTGGTAGGACCCAGCGGAGCTGGCAAATCAACCATTGCCAGCCTGTTACTACGCTTTTATGAACCTCAAAGCGGCAGTTTATTATTCGATGGGACTAAGTCTACAGATATACCGCTTAGCTACCTCCGTCGCCAAATGGCTATTGTACCCCAAGATGTATTTTTGTTTGGCGGTACCATCAAAGAAAACATCTTATACGGCAAGCACAACGCAAACGATGCAGAAGTGATAGAAGCCACCAAACGAGCTAATGCCCACGACTTTATCATGGGATTCCCTGAAGGGTATGATACCCTTGTGGGCGAACGTGGCGTGAAACTATCGGGCGGCCAACGCCAACGCATAGCAATTGCACGTGCATTGTTAAAAAACCCGACCATATTGTTGTTAGACGAGGCCACCAGCTCACTTGACAGTGAAAGCGAACATTTGGTGCAAGAAGCACTGGAAGAATTGATGAAAGGCCGTACTTCATTTATTATCGCACATAGGTTGTCTACCATTCGCAGCGCCGATAAAATTGTGGTGATTGAAAAAGGTCGCGTAGTGGAGCAGGGCACACATAATGAACTTGTGAGTAGCGAAAACGGCCTATACAAACGCCTCAGCGCAATGCAGTTTGAAGGAGAATTATTCAGTAGCTCTCCCGATAAAGAGTCGATGCTGTCCACACAAGGGTAA